A DNA window from Danio aesculapii chromosome 14, fDanAes4.1, whole genome shotgun sequence contains the following coding sequences:
- the hspa9 gene encoding stress-70 protein, mitochondrial, with product MLSVSRTARLVRNVSCSQKTSSGVSDLIKKACLNGWTQKTLQTAARRHYASEAIRGAVIGIDLGTTNSCVAVMDGKNAKVLENAEGARTTPSVVAFTSDGERLVGMPAKRQAVTNPNNTLYATKRLIGRRFDDAEVQKDLKNVPYKIVRASNGDAWLEVHGKMYSPSQAGAFILIKMKETAESYLGQSVKNAVITVPAYFNDSQRQATKDAGQIAGLNVLRVINEPTAAALAYGLDKTQDKIIAVYDLGGGTFDISVLEIQKGVFEVKSTNGDTFLGGEDFDQHLLRHIVKEFKRESGVDLTKDNMALQRVREAAEKAKCELSSSLQTDINLPYLTMDASGPKHLNMKLTRSQFEGIVADLIRRTVAPCQKAMQDAEVSKSDIGEVLLVGGMTRMPKVQQTVQDLFGRAPSKSVNPDEAVAIGAAIQGGVLAGDVTDVLLLDVTPLSLGIETLGGVFTKLINRNTTIPTKKSQVFSTAADGQTQVEIKVCQGEREMATDNKILGQFTLVGIPPAPRGVPQIEVTFDIDANGIVHVSAKDKGTGREQQIVIQSSGGLSKDDIENMVKNAEKYAEEDRRRKDRVEAVNMAEGIVHDTESKMEEFKDQLPADECNKLKEEISKVRELLSRKDTETGENIKQAATNLQQASLKLFEMAYKKMASEREGSSGSSSSGEAGEKKEGQQ from the exons ATGTTGTCTGTGTCAAGAACGGCAAGGTTAGTGAGAAATGTGTCGTGCTCTCAGAAAACCTCCAGTGGTGTGTCAGATCTCATTAAAAAG GCTTGTCTGAATGGATGGACACAGAAAACTCTCCAGACTGCAGCCAGACGTCATTATGC GTCAGAGGCTATCAGAGGAGCTGTCATTGGCATTGACTTGGGAACCACAAACTCCTGTGTCGCTGTGATGGATGGTAAAAATGCAAAG GTTCTGGAAAATGCAGAGGGTGCAAGGACAACCCCATCAGTGGTGGCTTTTACATCTGATGGAGAGCGGCTTGTGGGAATGCCAGCCAAACGTCAAGCTGTTACCAACCCCAACAATACTCTTTATGCTACTAAACGACTGATTGGACGCCGTTTTGACGACGCCGAAGTTCAAAAAGATTT AAAGAATGTGCCATACAAGATCGTCCGTGCCTCTAATGGTGATGCCTGGCTAGAAGTCCACGGCAAAATGTACTCACCCAGTCAGGCTGGAGCATTTATACTCATTAAGATGAAGGAAACTGCAG AGAGCTACTTGGGCCAGTCAGTGAAGAATGCAGTTATTACAGTTCCAGCTTACTTCAACGACTCCCAGAGACAG GCAACTAAGGATGCAGGACAGATTGCAGGTTTAAATGTACTTCGTGTCATTAATGAGCCAACTGCTGCTGCTTTAGCCTATGGACTAGATAAGACTCAAGACAAAAT AATTGCTGTCTATGATCTTGGTGGTGGAACCTTTGACATCTCTGTTTTGGAGATCCAGAAGGGTGTTTTTGAAGTGAAGTCTACCAATGGAGATACCTTCTTGGGTGGAGAAGATTTCGATCAGCACCTTCTCAGGCACATAGTGAAAGAGTTCAAGAGAGAG TCTGGAGTGGATTTGACCAAAGACAACATGGCACTGCAGAGGGTGAGAGAGGCAGCAGAGAAGGCAAAATGTGAACTGTCTTCCTCTTTGCAG ACTGACATCAACCTGCCATACCTGACAATGGATGCTTCGGGTCCTAAACACTTGAACATGAAGCTTACGCGGTCTCAATTTGAAGGTATAGTGGCAGATCTCATACGCAGGACAGTCGCACCCTGTCAGAAGGCTATGCAAGATGCTGAAGTCTCCAAAAGTGACATTGGCGAGGTTTTACTAGTTGGCGGAATGACCCGAATGCCGAAG GTCCAGCAGACAGTTCAGGATCTGTTTGGTCGTGCTCCCAGTAAGTCTGTTAACCCAGATGAAGCTGTGGCCATTGGGGCAGCCATCCAGGGAGGGGTTCTTGCAGGGGATGTGACCGATGTGCTCTTGTTGGATGTTACCCCACTGTCTCTTGGCATTGAGACTCTTGGAGGAGTCTTTACCAAACTCATCAACAGAAACACAACCATTCCTACCAAAAAAAGCCAG GTGTTCTCTACTGCGGCTGATGGACAAACTCAAGTAGAGATTAAGGTTTGTCAGGGAGAGCGAGAGATGGCTACAGACAACAAGATTCTGGGACAGTTCACTCTG GTTGGAATCCCTCCTGCTCCTCGTGGAGTTCCACAGATCGAAGTTACCTTTGATATAGATGCTAATGGTATAGTACATGTCTCAGCTAAAGACAAGGGCACTGGCCGAGAACAACAAA TTGTCATCCAGTCATCTGGTGGCTTAAGCAAAGATGACATTGAAAACATGGTCAAGAATGCTGAGAAGTATGCAGAGGAGGACAGGAGAAGGAAG gatCGTGTTGAAGCAGTCAACATGGCTGAGGGTATCGTCCATGACACAGAGTCAAAGATGGAGGAGTTTAAGGATCAGCTGCCAGCTGACGAG tgtaaCAAATTGAAGGAGGAGATCAGTAAAGTACGAGAGCTTCTCTCACGGAAGGATACTGAGACAGGAGAGAACATAAAACAGGCAGCCACAAACCTGCAGCAAGCCtcactcaaactgtttgagatgGCATATAAGAAG ATGGCCTCTGAAAGGGAAGGTAGCAGTGGCTCCAGTTCATCAGGAGAAGCAGGAGAGAAGAAGGAGGGTCAGCAGTAA
- the rhogd gene encoding ras homolog gene family, member Gd, translating into MQTIKCVVVGDGAVGKTCLLISYTTNAFPEEYIPTVFDNYSAQMSVDGRTVSLNLWDTAGQEEYDRLRTLSYPQTNVFIICFSIGSPSSLANVRHKWHPEVSHHCPSVPILLVGTKKDLRSDTETIKKLKEQGLAPSTQQQGGTLCKQINAVRYLECSALRQEGVRDVFVDAVRAVLYPMTKKNTKKCVLL; encoded by the coding sequence ATGCAGACGATTAAGTGTGTGGTGGTGGGAGACGGTGCGGTAGGCAAGACATGCCTCCTTATTTCTTATACGACAAATGCCTTTCCAGAGGAGTACATTCCCACAGTGTTTGACAACTACAGTGCTCAGATGAGTGTAGATGGGCGTACTGTCAGCCTCAACCTCTGGGACACGGCAGGGCAGGAGGAGTATGACCGTCTGCGCACGCTCTCTTACCCGCAAACTAATGTTTTCATCATTTGCTTTTCCATCGGAAGCCCTTCATCACTAGCTAATGTTCGCCACAAGTGGCACCCGGAGGTGTCTCACCACTGTCCCAGCGTGCCTATTCTTCTGGTAGGCACCAAGAAGGATCTGCGTTCAGATACAGAGACAATTAAGAAGTTGAAGGAGCAAGGGCTTGCACCCTCTACTCAACAACAGGGTGGCACCCTGTGCAAGCAGATCAATGCTGTGAGGTATCTGGAGTGCTCGGCGCTCCGCCAGGAAGGCGTGCGAGATGTGTTTGTAGATGCTGTTCGTGCTGTGCTCTACCCCATGACCAAAAAGAATACCAAGAAGTGTGTTCTCTTATAG